From Elaeis guineensis isolate ETL-2024a chromosome 16, EG11, whole genome shotgun sequence, a single genomic window includes:
- the LOC105059243 gene encoding uncharacterized protein isoform X2, with protein MSDHYYCVGDFDLHDDDHHLRHRIPALFGDDVPELMPQKGSVAHPVRGRVWKRSPPEQPAADAGDIGSAAVEAAARHPLVEEDEMTAWLDYQIGDGGGDLYRELLATGAGDSGDIRADRGHALAVQKQGVGVSRESRVVESSEMLADGQAVRRGPAKAHVRDGRKRKAREGDDSECREDAAFESGDKRKDTHRSAASMKRSRAAEVHNLAEQRRRDRINEKMKALQELIPRCNKSDKASMLDEAIEYLKSLQLQVQMMSVGCNTGPVKIFPGVQTYLPHIGMGMGIGMGLGTGPAMTMGREIGAGGLGLPGLRYGSFFPCFPLAGPAPAQFAPRPMVPSFRSPNMGMAMADQTRVQAPWQQNPSSNLVSMHSTNIAQIPHVGDPYCHFIGLDHLNGSSQCCVMDEPATNKGTNAAESNKLG; from the exons ATGTCGGATCACTACTACTGCGTTGGCGACTTCGACCTCCATGACGACGACCATCACCTCCGCCATAGAATCCCTGCCTT GTTTGGGGACGATGTGCCCGAGCTGATGCCGCAGAAAGGTTCAGTGGCCCACCCGGTCCGCGGTCGGGTCTGGAAGAGGTCGCCGCCGGAGCAACCTGCCGCCGACGCCGGGGATATCGGATCGGCGGCAGTGGAAGCCGCGGCAAGGCATCCGTTGGTGGAGGAGGATGAGATGACAGCTTGGCTCGACTACCAGATCGGGGATGGCGGTGGCGATCTGTACAGAGAGCTGCTGGCGACCGGCGCCGGGGACAGCGGCGATATCCGGGCCGATCGAGGACACGCTCTGGCGGTACAGAAGCAGGGGGTGGGGGTGTCGAGGGAGTCCAGAGTGGTGGAATCGAGCGAGATGCTGGCGGACGGGCAGGCGGTGAGAAGAGGTCCGGCGAAGGCGCACGTGAGGGATGGCAGGAAGCGGAAGGCGAGGGAGGGCGACGACTCCGAGTGCCGCGAG GATGCTGCGTTTGAATCTGGTGACAAAAGGAAAGACACTCACAGAAGTGCAGCATCCATGAAAAGGTCACGTGCTGCAGAGGTCCACAATCTCGCTGAGCAG AGGCGTCGGGATAGAATCAATGAGAAGATGAAGGCCTTGCAAGAACTCATTCCCAGATGCAACAAG TCTGACAAAGCTTCAATGCTCGACGAAGCCATTGAATACTTGAAATCACTTCAGTTGCAAGTCCAG ATGATGTCCGTGGGATGCAACACGGGGCCGGTAAAGATATTTCCAGGTGTTCAGACGTACCTGCCACATATAGGGATGGGAATGGGGATTGGCATGGGCTTGGGTACGGGACCAGCGATGACAATGGGTCGAGAGATTGGTGCTGGGGGCCtgggacttccgggcctccgttATGGATCTTTCTTTCCATGTTTTCCTCTTGCTGGACCTGCTCCAGCTCAATTTGCCCCAAGGCCCATGGTGCCATCCTTTCGTTCACCAAATATGGGCATGGCCATGGCTGATCAAACCAGAGTGCAAGCACCTTGGCAGCAAAATCCGTCATCGAACTTGGTCAGCATGCACAGCACAAATATCGCTCAAATCCCACATGTTGGTGATCCCTATTGCCATTTTATTGGCCTCGATCACCTTAATGGATCATCTCAG TGTTGCGTAATGGATGAACCAGCAACCAACAAAGGAACTAATGCTGCTGAAAGCAACAAACTCG GATGA
- the LOC105059243 gene encoding uncharacterized protein isoform X1, which yields MSDHYYCVGDFDLHDDDHHLRHRIPALFGDDVPELMPQKGSVAHPVRGRVWKRSPPEQPAADAGDIGSAAVEAAARHPLVEEDEMTAWLDYQIGDGGGDLYRELLATGAGDSGDIRADRGHALAVQKQGVGVSRESRVVESSEMLADGQAVRRGPAKAHVRDGRKRKAREGDDSECREDAAFESGDKRKDTHRSAASMKRSRAAEVHNLAEQRRRDRINEKMKALQELIPRCNKSDKASMLDEAIEYLKSLQLQVQMMSVGCNTGPVKIFPGVQTYLPHIGMGMGIGMGLGTGPAMTMGREIGAGGLGLPGLRYGSFFPCFPLAGPAPAQFAPRPMVPSFRSPNMGMAMADQTRVQAPWQQNPSSNLVSMHSTNIAQIPHVGDPYCHFIGLDHLNGSSQCCVMDEPATNKGTNAAESNKLDEMNGDGYNKTSSGLDHPREENIDPLSQYESRIKMRAILSLGTIAIEIASQTGESCGISMRH from the exons ATGTCGGATCACTACTACTGCGTTGGCGACTTCGACCTCCATGACGACGACCATCACCTCCGCCATAGAATCCCTGCCTT GTTTGGGGACGATGTGCCCGAGCTGATGCCGCAGAAAGGTTCAGTGGCCCACCCGGTCCGCGGTCGGGTCTGGAAGAGGTCGCCGCCGGAGCAACCTGCCGCCGACGCCGGGGATATCGGATCGGCGGCAGTGGAAGCCGCGGCAAGGCATCCGTTGGTGGAGGAGGATGAGATGACAGCTTGGCTCGACTACCAGATCGGGGATGGCGGTGGCGATCTGTACAGAGAGCTGCTGGCGACCGGCGCCGGGGACAGCGGCGATATCCGGGCCGATCGAGGACACGCTCTGGCGGTACAGAAGCAGGGGGTGGGGGTGTCGAGGGAGTCCAGAGTGGTGGAATCGAGCGAGATGCTGGCGGACGGGCAGGCGGTGAGAAGAGGTCCGGCGAAGGCGCACGTGAGGGATGGCAGGAAGCGGAAGGCGAGGGAGGGCGACGACTCCGAGTGCCGCGAG GATGCTGCGTTTGAATCTGGTGACAAAAGGAAAGACACTCACAGAAGTGCAGCATCCATGAAAAGGTCACGTGCTGCAGAGGTCCACAATCTCGCTGAGCAG AGGCGTCGGGATAGAATCAATGAGAAGATGAAGGCCTTGCAAGAACTCATTCCCAGATGCAACAAG TCTGACAAAGCTTCAATGCTCGACGAAGCCATTGAATACTTGAAATCACTTCAGTTGCAAGTCCAG ATGATGTCCGTGGGATGCAACACGGGGCCGGTAAAGATATTTCCAGGTGTTCAGACGTACCTGCCACATATAGGGATGGGAATGGGGATTGGCATGGGCTTGGGTACGGGACCAGCGATGACAATGGGTCGAGAGATTGGTGCTGGGGGCCtgggacttccgggcctccgttATGGATCTTTCTTTCCATGTTTTCCTCTTGCTGGACCTGCTCCAGCTCAATTTGCCCCAAGGCCCATGGTGCCATCCTTTCGTTCACCAAATATGGGCATGGCCATGGCTGATCAAACCAGAGTGCAAGCACCTTGGCAGCAAAATCCGTCATCGAACTTGGTCAGCATGCACAGCACAAATATCGCTCAAATCCCACATGTTGGTGATCCCTATTGCCATTTTATTGGCCTCGATCACCTTAATGGATCATCTCAG TGTTGCGTAATGGATGAACCAGCAACCAACAAAGGAACTAATGCTGCTGAAAGCAACAAACTCG ATGAAATGAATGGTGATGGTTATAACAAAACTAGCAGTGGCTTGGATCATCCAAGAGAGGAAAACATCGATCCCTTGTCGCAATATGAAAGTAGAATCAAGATGCGTGCAATACTTTCATTGGGCACCATAGCAATAGAAATTGCTTCTCAGACAGGAGAGTCATGTGGCATCAGTATGCGGCACTAA
- the LOC105059153 gene encoding tetraspanin-18 isoform X1: MRPSFGRSCLAFLVKFFSFLQAFVGVSILIYSVWVLNSWNREGLGLDVEGLPAPWFICSMMAVGVLLCLVAFTGHVAAEVVNGCCLCCFAVLITILILLEAALVGVLVLDKHWEEDLPFDSTGELKRLCAFIKENMDICKWVALTVTVIQALSLLLAVLLRAMVPAGRVDYDGDEDFIVARRPLLSPQGGATYPTTSGEGKGFHSDFWSSQLRQKYGLNQSKSSYNGIEPKDVNVGKLQQ; the protein is encoded by the exons ATGCGTCCCAGCTTTGGCCGGAGCTGCCTCGCCTTCCTCGTCAAGTTCTTTAGCTTCTTGCAGGCATTCGTCGGTGTCTCGATCTTGATCTATTCAGTGTGGGTGCTGAATAGCTGGAACCGAGAAGGGCTTGGTCTCGATGTCGAAGGGCTCCCGGCTCCTTG GTTTATATGCTCTATGATGGCTGTCGGGGTTTTGCTGTGTCTGGTTGCTTTCACAGGACACGTTGCTGCTGAAGTTGTCAATGGTTGCTGCCTCTGTTGT TTTGCAGTATTGATTACCATACTCATTTTACTAGAAGCAGCTTTAGTGGGTGTTCTGGTGTTGGATAAACACTGGGAAGAG GATCTTCCATTTGACTCTACTGGAGAACTGAAGAGGCTCTGTGCATTTATAAAAGAGAATATGGATATATGCAAGTGGGTTGCTCTAACTGTGACTGTTATTCAG GCACTCTCCCTTCTTTTGGCAGTGCTTTTGAGAGCCATGGTTCCTGCTGGAAGAGTAGACTATGATGGTGATGAAGATTTCATAGTTGCAAGGAGACCACTTTTAAGTCCACAAGGTGGCGCAACTTATCCTACAACCTCTGGTGAAGGCAAAGGGTTTCACTCCGACTTCTGGAGCTCACAATTGAGACAGAAG TATGGCTTGAACCAGAGCAAGTCCTCATACAATGGCATAGAACCAAAAGACGTCAATGTCGGCAAATTGCAACAGTGA
- the LOC105059153 gene encoding tetraspanin-18 isoform X2, whose amino-acid sequence MRPSFGRSCLAFLVKFFSFLQAFVGVSILIYSVWVLNSWNREGLGLDVEGLPAPWFICSMMAVGVLLCLVAFTGHVAAEVVNGCCLCCFAVLITILILLEAALVGVLVLDKHWEEDLPFDSTGELKRLCAFIKENMDICKWVALTVTVIQALSLLLAVLLRAMVPAGRVDYDGDEDFIVARRPLLSPQGGATYPTTSGEGKGFHSDFWSSQLRQKLADTDFCSW is encoded by the exons ATGCGTCCCAGCTTTGGCCGGAGCTGCCTCGCCTTCCTCGTCAAGTTCTTTAGCTTCTTGCAGGCATTCGTCGGTGTCTCGATCTTGATCTATTCAGTGTGGGTGCTGAATAGCTGGAACCGAGAAGGGCTTGGTCTCGATGTCGAAGGGCTCCCGGCTCCTTG GTTTATATGCTCTATGATGGCTGTCGGGGTTTTGCTGTGTCTGGTTGCTTTCACAGGACACGTTGCTGCTGAAGTTGTCAATGGTTGCTGCCTCTGTTGT TTTGCAGTATTGATTACCATACTCATTTTACTAGAAGCAGCTTTAGTGGGTGTTCTGGTGTTGGATAAACACTGGGAAGAG GATCTTCCATTTGACTCTACTGGAGAACTGAAGAGGCTCTGTGCATTTATAAAAGAGAATATGGATATATGCAAGTGGGTTGCTCTAACTGTGACTGTTATTCAG GCACTCTCCCTTCTTTTGGCAGTGCTTTTGAGAGCCATGGTTCCTGCTGGAAGAGTAGACTATGATGGTGATGAAGATTTCATAGTTGCAAGGAGACCACTTTTAAGTCCACAAGGTGGCGCAACTTATCCTACAACCTCTGGTGAAGGCAAAGGGTTTCACTCCGACTTCTGGAGCTCACAATTGAGACAGAAG TTGGCAGACACTGATTTTTGTTCTTGGTAA
- the LOC105059154 gene encoding uncharacterized protein isoform X2, with amino-acid sequence MNNRRGQNFQNPSLGCMGRMINIFDLSTGVAGTKLLTDKAHRDGSPISKNQSDALKKPRDPSLVPVEDKQITRESRKSASNKNSGGTPMKMLIHREMWKEAELKQKPPNVVARLMGLDTLPVHQSVLSAKKSSQDGYSHSLAGALRGYHLQEDDYFHKPVQCEIPHEKHEYKDVYEIWQKPSKISHIKDQHPQNGRYDENSYEKRMTLVRQKFIEAKRLATDEKLLQSKEFQDALEVLSSNRDLFLKFLEEPNSLFSKHLHEHQAISPPSQTKHITVLKPSKTNGAKFEEQQLYSSVEESKCHVNKHDWSPRFSHAKAYNLSQPTRIVVLKPSPGKLHDTKTTMTSPASSVEQLGSRDSYGALATDGVAGSREIAKEITRQMRESLSSNRRDETLLSSVLSNGYVGDESSFNRSESECMEEESGNLSDSETATPTSRHCWDHINKIGSPYSISSVSRKSYSPESSVIREARKRLSERWALVASNANSQQQKQTRRSSSTLGEMLAIPEIKKEEENSGGLAVSSSRSCDDTSLQLLSPCLSTGGVKEGCSGGFSPNNLSRSRSVPSSSAYEAPELNVEVSDASISKAIVHEDIAKPKSGKSSFKGKVSSLFFSRNKKHVQGKSIPSSAGCDDRLQPGCIKVDGKINDLLHSVNDNRPKQSAVVSSCKKSSGDDGPNRGFCAKGAYSLEKTMTCANSSENQDHPSPVSVLQAPFVDDVNNNMSQASPCHIAGCPQALSRSPPIESIARSLSRDGSSLGRILMNPLKPSSLVPKVEEEQERFVLVQKLLSSAGLQNEKSYMIFTRWHSLESPLNPMLLDKYLDRKEEEAKCRERRSNQRLLFDCVNAALLSVGQSAILASYPWAGACSGAWKDGTAGASVTEEVCELVRNWYSGEEKSLPSEPRSINLVVDRVVKREIAGRGWAEFMWLEMYEFSKEIGGLVLEELVEEALSDFTCG; translated from the exons ATGAACAATAGAAGGGGGCAAAATTTTCAGAACCCTTCACTGGGATGTATGGGAAGGATGATCAACATATTTGACTTGAGTACTGGCGTGGCAGGAACCAAGCTGCTCACTGACAAAGCACACAGAGATG GTTCTCCAATCAGTAAAAATCAGTCTGATGCGTTGAAGAAGCCTAGGGATCCCAGCTTAGTTCCAGTAGAGGACAAACAA ATAACCCGTGAATCAAGGAAGAGTGCCTCTAACAAGAACTCAGGTGGAACACCAATGAAGATGCTTATACATCGAGAGATGTGGAAAGAAGCAGAGTTAAAGCAGAAGCCACCAAATGTTGTTGCTAGACTCATGGGGCTTGATACCTTGCCAGTGCATCAATCAGTGTTATCTGCTAAAAAAAGCTCCCAAGATGGCTATTCACACAGTTTAGCAGGAGCACTTAGGGGCTATCATCTGCAGGAAGATGACTATTTTCACAAACCAGTTCAGTGTGAAATTCCTCATGAAAAGCATGAATACAAAGATgtatatgaaatctggcagaaaCCATCAAAGATTAGTCATATTAAGGATCAGCATCCACAGAATGGAAGGTATGATGAGAACTCATATGAAAAGAGAATGACTCTTGTTCGCCAGAAGTTCATTGAAGCAAAACGCTTAGCAACAGATGAAAAGCTCCTTCAGTCCAAAGAGTTTCAAGATGCACTTGAGGTTCTAAGTTCGAACAGAGATTTATTCCTCAAATTTCTAGAAGAACCAAATTCTCTGTTCTCAAAGCATCTGCATGAACACCAGGCCATCTCTCCACCTTCTCAGACAAAGCACATAACTGTTCTGAAACCATCAAAAACTAATGGGGCAAAGTTTGAGGAACAACAACTCTACTCCTCTGTTGAAGAAAGCAAATGTCATGTGAATAAACATGATTGGTCCCCTCGTTTCTCTCATGCAAAAGCTTATAATTTATCTCAACCAACCAGGATAGTAGTTTTAAAGCCTAGCCCAGGAAAGCTCCATGACACAAAGACCACAATGACATCCCCAGCATCTTCAGTAGAACAGCTTGGAAGTAGAGATTCTTATGGAGCTTTGGCAACTGATGGAGTAGCAGGGTCAAGAGAAATAGCCAAGGAAATTACGCGTCAGATGCGAGAAAGCCTGAGTAGTAACCGAAGGGATGAAACCTTGTTGTCTTCGGTCTTATCGAATGGATATGTTGGAGATGAGAGCTCATTCAATAGGTCAGAAAGTGAGTGTATGGAGGAAGAGAGTGGTAACTTAAGTGATTCTGAGACCGCCACTCCGACTTCACGACACTGTTGGGATCACATCAATAAAATTGGCAGTCCTTATTCAATATCATCTGTAAGTCGAAAATCTTATTCACCTGAGTCATCAGTAATCAGGGAGGCCAGAAAACGGCTCTCAGAGAGGTGGGCATTGGTGGCATCGAATGCAAATAGTCAACAACAAAAACAAACACGGAGAAGCTCAAGTACCTTGGGTGAGATGCTTGCCATTCCTGAGataaagaaagaagaggagaatAGTGGGGGACTTGCTGTTTCGAGCAGCAGGTCATGTGATGATACGAGCCTTCAATTACTGTCGCCATGTTTATCTACAGGTGGGGTAAAGGAAGGATGTAGTGGGGGGTTCTCCCCTAATAATTTGTCAAGGTCAAGATCTGTTCCATCTTCTTCAGCTTATGAAGCCCCTGAGTTGAATGTGGAGGTTTCTGATGCTTCAATTAGCAAAGCCATTGTTCATGAGGACATTGCTAAGCCAAAGAGTGGCAAGTCATCTTTCAAAGGGAAAGTTTCAAGTTTGTTCTTCTCTAGAAATAAGAAACATGTTCAAGGGAAATCTATTCCATCTTCAGCGGGTTGTGATGATAGGCTCCAACCTGGTTGCATTAAGGTTGATGGTAAAATAAATGATTTATTACATTCTGTCAATGACAATCGACCTAAGCAAAGTGCAGTGGTTAGTTCGTGTAAAAAAAGTTCTGGTGATGATGGACCAAATCGGGGCTTCTGTGCTAAG GGTGCTTATTCTCTTGAAAAAACAATGACATGCGCAAACTCCAGTGAGAACCAGGACCACCCCAGCCCTGTGTCAGTTCTACAAGCACCATTTGTTGATGATGTCAACAATAATATGTCCCAAGCTTCTCCATGCCACATCGCTGGATGTCCAC AAGCTCTCTCTAGGTCTCCACCAATTGAGTCAATTGCTCGTTCCTTATCACGTGATGGCTCCAGTTTAGGAAGAATATTGATGAATCCCCTAAAACCTTCCAGCCTTGTGCCCAAggtagaagaagaacaagaacgaTTTGTGCTTGTCCAAAAGTTACTATCATCCGCTGGCTTGCAAAATGAGAAGTCTTACATGATCTTCACAAGATGGCATTCACTGGAGAGCCCTTTGAATCCAATGTTACTGGATAAATATTTGGACAGGAAGGAAGAAGAGGCTAAGTGCAGGGAGAGGCGATCAAACCAGAGGCTCCTATTCGATTGTGTCAATGCAGCATTGCTGAGCGTTGGTCAAAGTGCCATATTGGCTTCATATCCATGGGCTGGAGCATGTTCTGGGGCTTGGAAGGATGGTACAGCTGGTGCTTCGGTGACCGAGGAAGTATGTGAGCTTGTGAGAAATTGGTACTCTGGTGAAGAGAAGTCTCTGCCAAGTGAGCCTCGTAGCATCAACCTTGTGGTAGATAGAGTGGTGAAAAGAGAAATAGCAGGAAGGGGATGGGCAGAATTTATGTGGCTGGAAATGTATGAGTTCAGCAAGGAGATTGGTGGTCTGGTGTTGGAGGAGTTGGTTGAGGAGGCATTGTCAGATTTTACTTGTGGGTGA
- the LOC105059154 gene encoding uncharacterized protein isoform X1: MNNRRGQNFQNPSLGCMGRMINIFDLSTGVAGTKLLTDKAHRDGSPISKNQSDALKKPRDPSLVPVEDKQITRESRKSASNKNSGGTPMKMLIHREMWKEAELKQKPPNVVARLMGLDTLPVHQSVLSAKKSSQDGYSHSLAGALRGYHLQEDDYFHKPVQCEIPHEKHEYKDVYEIWQKPSKISHIKDQHPQNGRYDENSYEKRMTLVRQKFIEAKRLATDEKLLQSKEFQDALEVLSSNRDLFLKFLEEPNSLFSKHLHEHQAISPPSQTKHITVLKPSKTNGAKFEEQQLYSSVEESKCHVNKHDWSPRFSHAKAYNLSQPTRIVVLKPSPGKLHDTKTTMTSPASSVEQLGSRDSYGALATDGVAGSREIAKEITRQMRESLSSNRRDETLLSSVLSNGYVGDESSFNRSESECMEEESGNLSDSETATPTSRHCWDHINKIGSPYSISSVSRKSYSPESSVIREARKRLSERWALVASNANSQQQKQTRRSSSTLGEMLAIPEIKKEEENSGGLAVSSSRSCDDTSLQLLSPCLSTGGVKEGCSGGFSPNNLSRSRSVPSSSAYEAPELNVEVSDASISKAIVHEDIAKPKSGKSSFKGKVSSLFFSRNKKHVQGKSIPSSAGCDDRLQPGCIKVDGKINDLLHSVNDNRPKQSAVVSSCKKSSGDDGPNRGFCAKQGAYSLEKTMTCANSSENQDHPSPVSVLQAPFVDDVNNNMSQASPCHIAGCPQALSRSPPIESIARSLSRDGSSLGRILMNPLKPSSLVPKVEEEQERFVLVQKLLSSAGLQNEKSYMIFTRWHSLESPLNPMLLDKYLDRKEEEAKCRERRSNQRLLFDCVNAALLSVGQSAILASYPWAGACSGAWKDGTAGASVTEEVCELVRNWYSGEEKSLPSEPRSINLVVDRVVKREIAGRGWAEFMWLEMYEFSKEIGGLVLEELVEEALSDFTCG, translated from the exons ATGAACAATAGAAGGGGGCAAAATTTTCAGAACCCTTCACTGGGATGTATGGGAAGGATGATCAACATATTTGACTTGAGTACTGGCGTGGCAGGAACCAAGCTGCTCACTGACAAAGCACACAGAGATG GTTCTCCAATCAGTAAAAATCAGTCTGATGCGTTGAAGAAGCCTAGGGATCCCAGCTTAGTTCCAGTAGAGGACAAACAA ATAACCCGTGAATCAAGGAAGAGTGCCTCTAACAAGAACTCAGGTGGAACACCAATGAAGATGCTTATACATCGAGAGATGTGGAAAGAAGCAGAGTTAAAGCAGAAGCCACCAAATGTTGTTGCTAGACTCATGGGGCTTGATACCTTGCCAGTGCATCAATCAGTGTTATCTGCTAAAAAAAGCTCCCAAGATGGCTATTCACACAGTTTAGCAGGAGCACTTAGGGGCTATCATCTGCAGGAAGATGACTATTTTCACAAACCAGTTCAGTGTGAAATTCCTCATGAAAAGCATGAATACAAAGATgtatatgaaatctggcagaaaCCATCAAAGATTAGTCATATTAAGGATCAGCATCCACAGAATGGAAGGTATGATGAGAACTCATATGAAAAGAGAATGACTCTTGTTCGCCAGAAGTTCATTGAAGCAAAACGCTTAGCAACAGATGAAAAGCTCCTTCAGTCCAAAGAGTTTCAAGATGCACTTGAGGTTCTAAGTTCGAACAGAGATTTATTCCTCAAATTTCTAGAAGAACCAAATTCTCTGTTCTCAAAGCATCTGCATGAACACCAGGCCATCTCTCCACCTTCTCAGACAAAGCACATAACTGTTCTGAAACCATCAAAAACTAATGGGGCAAAGTTTGAGGAACAACAACTCTACTCCTCTGTTGAAGAAAGCAAATGTCATGTGAATAAACATGATTGGTCCCCTCGTTTCTCTCATGCAAAAGCTTATAATTTATCTCAACCAACCAGGATAGTAGTTTTAAAGCCTAGCCCAGGAAAGCTCCATGACACAAAGACCACAATGACATCCCCAGCATCTTCAGTAGAACAGCTTGGAAGTAGAGATTCTTATGGAGCTTTGGCAACTGATGGAGTAGCAGGGTCAAGAGAAATAGCCAAGGAAATTACGCGTCAGATGCGAGAAAGCCTGAGTAGTAACCGAAGGGATGAAACCTTGTTGTCTTCGGTCTTATCGAATGGATATGTTGGAGATGAGAGCTCATTCAATAGGTCAGAAAGTGAGTGTATGGAGGAAGAGAGTGGTAACTTAAGTGATTCTGAGACCGCCACTCCGACTTCACGACACTGTTGGGATCACATCAATAAAATTGGCAGTCCTTATTCAATATCATCTGTAAGTCGAAAATCTTATTCACCTGAGTCATCAGTAATCAGGGAGGCCAGAAAACGGCTCTCAGAGAGGTGGGCATTGGTGGCATCGAATGCAAATAGTCAACAACAAAAACAAACACGGAGAAGCTCAAGTACCTTGGGTGAGATGCTTGCCATTCCTGAGataaagaaagaagaggagaatAGTGGGGGACTTGCTGTTTCGAGCAGCAGGTCATGTGATGATACGAGCCTTCAATTACTGTCGCCATGTTTATCTACAGGTGGGGTAAAGGAAGGATGTAGTGGGGGGTTCTCCCCTAATAATTTGTCAAGGTCAAGATCTGTTCCATCTTCTTCAGCTTATGAAGCCCCTGAGTTGAATGTGGAGGTTTCTGATGCTTCAATTAGCAAAGCCATTGTTCATGAGGACATTGCTAAGCCAAAGAGTGGCAAGTCATCTTTCAAAGGGAAAGTTTCAAGTTTGTTCTTCTCTAGAAATAAGAAACATGTTCAAGGGAAATCTATTCCATCTTCAGCGGGTTGTGATGATAGGCTCCAACCTGGTTGCATTAAGGTTGATGGTAAAATAAATGATTTATTACATTCTGTCAATGACAATCGACCTAAGCAAAGTGCAGTGGTTAGTTCGTGTAAAAAAAGTTCTGGTGATGATGGACCAAATCGGGGCTTCTGTGCTAAG CAGGGTGCTTATTCTCTTGAAAAAACAATGACATGCGCAAACTCCAGTGAGAACCAGGACCACCCCAGCCCTGTGTCAGTTCTACAAGCACCATTTGTTGATGATGTCAACAATAATATGTCCCAAGCTTCTCCATGCCACATCGCTGGATGTCCAC AAGCTCTCTCTAGGTCTCCACCAATTGAGTCAATTGCTCGTTCCTTATCACGTGATGGCTCCAGTTTAGGAAGAATATTGATGAATCCCCTAAAACCTTCCAGCCTTGTGCCCAAggtagaagaagaacaagaacgaTTTGTGCTTGTCCAAAAGTTACTATCATCCGCTGGCTTGCAAAATGAGAAGTCTTACATGATCTTCACAAGATGGCATTCACTGGAGAGCCCTTTGAATCCAATGTTACTGGATAAATATTTGGACAGGAAGGAAGAAGAGGCTAAGTGCAGGGAGAGGCGATCAAACCAGAGGCTCCTATTCGATTGTGTCAATGCAGCATTGCTGAGCGTTGGTCAAAGTGCCATATTGGCTTCATATCCATGGGCTGGAGCATGTTCTGGGGCTTGGAAGGATGGTACAGCTGGTGCTTCGGTGACCGAGGAAGTATGTGAGCTTGTGAGAAATTGGTACTCTGGTGAAGAGAAGTCTCTGCCAAGTGAGCCTCGTAGCATCAACCTTGTGGTAGATAGAGTGGTGAAAAGAGAAATAGCAGGAAGGGGATGGGCAGAATTTATGTGGCTGGAAATGTATGAGTTCAGCAAGGAGATTGGTGGTCTGGTGTTGGAGGAGTTGGTTGAGGAGGCATTGTCAGATTTTACTTGTGGGTGA